Sequence from the Herbaspirillum sp. meg3 genome:
AGAAATCACCACCGGCACGCGCGCATGCTTACCGATGCGGAACGCTTCGTCCATGGCGTCGAGAATGTCGGCAAATTCGCTGCGCAGATGGGTGGCGTACATGGCGCCGTATTCCGCCAGCGGCTCTGCCAGCGCCAGCACTTCTTCGGTCGGCGCATTGATCGCGTTGCCGTAGGCCAGACCGGTGCTCAAGCCCAGCGCGCCATGTTCCAGCGCCTCCGTCAGCTGATCACGCATGCCTTTGATTTCAGCATCAGTCGCAGCACGATCCAGCGTATCCATATGATTGCTGCGCAGCGCTGTATGGCCGATCAACGCAGCTACATTCACGGACGGTTGCGCCGCTTCGATCGCAGCCACATAGCTGGAAAATGTCGGATAGGAAAAGGCGCTGGATTGCCCCAGCAGATTCATCGGGTCAGGAGGATCGCCTTTGAGTGTCACTGGTGCGGCGCTGATGCCGCAATTGCCGACGACGACAGTCGTGACGCCCTGCGACAGTTTGGGGAACATCTCCGGCATACGGATCACATTGGTGTCGTCATGCGTGTGCGCATCAATGAAGCCCGGGCTCAGCACCTTGCCGGCGGCATCGATCACGTTATCGGCTTGCCAGCTGCCGAGGGAGCCGATAGCCGCAATGCGGCCATCAAGCACAGCTACGTCGGCGACAACCGGATCAGTACCGCTGCCATCGATCAGAAAAGCGTTGCGAATCAGCGTGTCGCAACGTTGGGAAGGTACAGAGGTAGTCATATCAATCTCCGAGCGGCTGGCGGTCACCGCCGCCGCGATGCATATCGAGTACATACTTGAGGCGCCGCAACTGCTCCTGGCTTCGGTCCTTTTGCAGCAGCGCCAGTTCCAGCACGAGCATGTCCAGCGCCATCATCATGGCGTAGCGCGACGACGATGGCTTGAAAATAAAGTCGGTTTCCAGCGCCTTGATCGGCAACAGCACGTCGACCATCCCTGCCAGCGGCGAACCCAGCGCGGTGATGCCGATCATCTTGACGCCATATTCCTTGGCGACTTCGCAGTTGGTCAGCATTTCCGGCACATTGCCGGTCGTAGAAAACACCAGCAACACATCAGCCTTGTCCAGCGTGGCGGCGACCATACGCTGCAACAAGGCATCGTGGTATGTTGCCACCGGACGCCCCAAACGCACCAGACGATAACGGGCCTCATCCGACAGCATGGTCGAACCGCCACCCATGCCAAATGAATAGATCATGCGTGCATCACGCAACAGCTCTGCAGCACGATGCAAGGCATCCGGATTCAACAGCGCGCGATTGACTTCGAGGACGGCATGTATATCGTTGTAGACGACATCGGCGAGCTCAGGAGGCTGCCCGGGTGGAATGGTCTTCACACCATCAAAAAAACGCTGACCGACTGCAACAGCCTGCGCCAGCATGAACTTGAACTCACGTACGTCGCGGCAACCCATCGCTTTGGCAAACCGCGTCACACTTGCCAGACTGACTCCGGCTTTTTGCGCAAGCTCGCCGATGCTGGCGCTGGCCGCGCTGGATAAATCGTTGAGAATTGCTTCGGCGACTTTTTGCTCTGCAAGCCGCAATTGTCCGCTACGCTCGGTAATGCGTGAAACAATGTCAAAAGCTTGTGCCATGGCGTTGAAATGAAGTCTCGGTGGTGGCTCCACGCTTCCCGACGGTGCTTTACAAGGCCTGTTTGGGGCGCGGAAGAATTTTCGTGTTAGTTTATAACACACTTCCAACATAGTAAATTCAGGACTATCATTACGTCAAATCAAATTTTTGAGGAGAAATTCAAGATGAGTGATACAAACTACCAAAACACTTGGCAAAGCGGCATCATCGATCCGCTGAATAAGGGTATCGGCACCCTCACGGCACCTGTTGCACCAAATGCAGCCAATGCCCTGCCCTGGAATCTCCTCAAAGAAGATCTGAGCCTGCCGACCGCCGTTTTGTATGAAGAGCGCCTGTCGCACAATCTGGACTGGATGCAACGCTTTGTCACGGAATACGGCGTCAAACTGGCGCCGCACGGCAAGACTACCATGGCGCCCAAGCTGTTTGCACGCCAACTGGCGACCGGCGCCTGGGGCATCACGCTGGCGACTGCGCACCAGACTCAGGTAGCCTACCACCATGGTGTGCGCCGCGTGCTGATGGCCAATCAGTTGGTCGGCAAGCAAAACATGAACATCATTTCGCGCCTGCTGGAAGATCCCTCTTTCGAATTTTTCTGCCTGGTCGATTCGGCTGATCTGGTCGATCAGCTTGGCCGCTTCTTCTCGGAGCGCAAACAAACCCTGAACGTACTGCTGGAACTCGGCCCCGTCGGCGGCCGCACCGGCGTGCGCAACAACGAACAGCAAGCTACCGTGCTGGCAGCCGTCAAACGCTGGGAAGGCAACATCGCGCTGTCCGGCATTGAAGTCTACGAAGGCGTATTAAAAGAGGAAGCCGATATCCGTCTGTTCCTGCAACGCGCGGTGCAATGCGCCAAGGATCTCGCCGGACAAGGCTATTTCAGCCATCGCTCGGCGCAAAAACCGGTGGTGCTGACCGGTGCAGGATCGGCCTGGTATGACGTGGTCGCAGAAGAATTCGCCGGCGCCGACATCGGTGTCCCGCTGGACGTCGTGCTGCGTCCCGGTTGTTATCTGACGCATGACGTCGGTGTCTATCGTGCTGCGCAGGAGCAGATCCAGACCCGCAATCCGGTGGCAAAAAAAATGCGCAGCGAATTGCTGCCGGCGCTGCAGCTGTGGGCTTACGTACAATCGATTCCCGAATCCGAGAAGGCCATCATCACGCTGGGCAAGCGCGATGCCGCCTTCGATGCCGGCCTGCCTTTGCCGGTCAAACGTTTCCGCCCCGGTCAGGATAAGGCGCCGGTCGAGTCACCGTCGCACTGGGAAGTCACCGGCATGATGGATCAGCATGCTTACCTGAAGATCAACGCAGGCGATGATATCAAGGTCGGCGACATGATCGCTTTCGACATCTCGCATCCCTGCCTGACGTTCGACAAATGGCGTCACTTGCCGGTGTTGGATGGCAAGTTCAACGTCATCGACATCGTACAAACCTTCTTCTAAGCAACGGCATCACATCATGAGCAATAAAATCCTCGCCTACGGCGAAGCAATGGTGGAGTTCAACCAAAGCATCGAAGATCCTCGCTATTACCTGGAAGGTTTCGGCGGCGACACCTCCAACTTCTGTATCGCAGCAGCACGCCAGGGCGCCGACACCGGTTATGTCAGCGCGGTCGGCGACGACCATTTCGGCAAGAGCCTGCAAGCCCTGTGGCAAACCGAAAAAGTCGATACGACACACGTCGGCGTGATGCCGGGCGTGGCGTCGGGCGTCTATGTTGTCACGCATGACGACGAAGGCCATCACTTCAACTACCTGCGCACCGGCTCCGCCGCCAGCCGCTACACCATCGAACAGTTGCCGTTGCACGCAATTGCCGACGCCAAGGTGCTGCATCTGTCCGGTATCAGCCTCGCCATCAGCGAAAGCGCCTGCGACGCCGGTCTGGTAGCCATGGCGCACGCGCGCAAGAACGGCACGCTGACCTCACTCGACACCAACCTGCGTCTGCGCCTGTGGTCACTCGAACGCGCCCGCGCCAAAATGGCCGAGGCCTTTACACTATGCGACATCTGCCTTCCAAGCTGGGAAGACGTCAGCGCGCTGACGGGATTGGACGACCGCGACGCCATCGTCGATAAATTGCTGGCCTATGGCATCAAGCTGATCGCATTCAAACTGGGTAAGGACGGATGTTACGTCGCAACGCCGACAGAGCGCCGTCTGGTCGCACCGCACGTCGTCGATGCGCTGGACGCCACCGGCGCAGGCGACTGCTTTGGCGGCGCTTTCGTCGCGCAGATCGTTGAAGGCAAGGATCCATTTACCGCAGCACGTTATGCCAACGTGGCGGCGGCGATTTCAACCACGGGTTATGGCGCCGTCGCCCCCATTCCCTTGGCAGATCAAGTCAATACCGTCGTGAGCCGCCTCGGCTGAGCACTACAGGTTCCACAATAAAAAGAGCGGCCAGGATCAAACCTGCCGCTCTTTTTTATTGCTGTGACGTTTATTGCATGGTTATTTGACCGTGCCAGTCACCCGCTTATGCATCAAGACTTACGCCGTGCCACCACCACCATGCCCAGTACAGGCTGCCGAATTTCTTCCCGTAGCACGGCGTCTTTGACATCAAGCAGTTCAAAACCAAATTGGTTCAGGCAGCGCTTCACATAACTCAGGCTGTGACGATAGCGACCGCTCGGGTGCAAAGAAAAACCAGCTCCTTGGTCTCCAGCTTCCGCATCACTCTCGACGGTGAACAAGAAATAACCTTTCTCTCTCAACGTACTCGCGACTGTCTGAAATACTTTTCCCAGGTCGCCGAAATAGATCATCGTATCCGCCGAAAAAACGAGATCCGCGCTCGCTGTCTTTCCGGTCATGTAATCGGTGATTTCCTGCTTGAAGAGATGATCGTAGCCGCCGCGCGCCTTGGCTTGTTCCAGCATCTTTCCAGATAGATCAACGCCGATCAGCGAACGCGCATAAGGAGCAATGATCGGCTCGCACAAGCCCGTGCCGCAGCCGATGTCGACCACATCGAATTGCTTGGCCGGTACGCCAACCACTTGCAATGCCTGCTGCATCAATTCCGGACCGCGATAGGCCAGGCTGTCGACCAGATTGGCGTTGAAGGTTTCCGCATAACGGTCAAAATGCTTTTCGATATAACTGTCCGACGCGCGTTCCGGCACGTCCTGTTGCGCACAAGCGGCAAACATATGGGCAGGAATCGGATTGTCCGGCTCTTCGCTCATCCAGTCGCGGTAGTGTGCCGCGGCCTCCTGCAAACGACCAAGGAAGTAGTACGAAATGCCGAGCATCTGCTTCGATTTGCCCTCATGCGGTGGCAACACAAACGCGCGGCACTGGTAATGCGCGCTGTTCATCTTGTCGCCAGCGGCTTCGTAGATATTCCCGAGATGGATCAGCGCCGGGCCAAAATCGGCATCCAGCTCAAGCGCCTGCTTGAAAGACTCAATTGCGCCATCCGTGTCGCCATGCTGCAGCTGAGACGATCCCAGGTTATTCCAGACAATGTGGTCATGCGGTGCTGCGTCCAACGATGCCTGGTAGGCCTCGGAAGCCTCTTCGAACTCGCGCAACGCAAACAATACGTTGCCGAGATCGTTATGCCAGGCGGCGTTATCCGGTTGCAGTGCGCAGGACAGGCGGATATTTTGCACGCCCTCTTCGTCCTGGCCGTTCTGATAGAGAAAAATGCCGAGGTAATGCAGTGCGATGGGATGCACCGGATCTTGTACCAATACCTCGCGATAAATTTTTTCTGCTTTTTGAAGATCGCCAGCGGTATGAAAACCAATTGCCTGCTCCAGCAACTGCAGCAGCGCTTCACTACCGGCCCCCACCTGGGAAAGAGAATCCATAAGCCTATTCCTGTGACGTAGAACCGCTGAAAAAATGCCGCCAAGGGCGACGCGCCTTGCCATTGGCGCTGGCATCTTATCAGCGACTTTTATTCTGATTCATCGATACGATTGCCCGGCAGCAACGCACTGAAATTCGAACCCTTCAGCACGGTGCGCAATGTTGAATTCGCAGGACAAGCGGCTGATCGTTCGTCGCAGGGACAGTTCATATTCTTACAATATTTTGTACAAGAAGCAAAAAAAGCTTTCCGACCCATGTCGGAAAGCTTTTTTAGTCGCGAAAGAGGGAAGGTTTAGCCCAGCAGTTGTGCGGTAATCACGCCCAACCTGCGCAATGCCTGATCCAGTTCACGCGTGAAAGGCTTGCCGCAGCACAGCCGCAAATAATGGTCAAAACGGTCTGAATTGGAAAAAATCACGCCCGGCGACACGCCGATGCTTTCATCCAATGCCGCTGCAAATACGGCCTTCGACGACAGCCCGCGCGGCAGTTCCACCCACAAGCCGACGCCGCCGTTGGGAACACTCAGCCGGGTTTCGTCGGGAAAATATTCTGCGATCGCCTCTGCCATCTGTTCGCGCTGGTCTTTCAGGCTGCTGCGCAGGCGGCGCAGATGACGGTCGTATGCTGGCGAACCCATGTAGTTGGCCGCAGTGATCTGCGTCCATTCCTCGTTGGCGCGGGTATAGGCGAATTTCAGCATCTTGACCCGCTCATTCCATTTGCCGCACGTCATCCAGCCCAGCCGCATGCCGGGCGCCAGGACCTTGTTCAGGGAGGCGCAATAGATGACGTTGCCGCTCCGATCCCAGATCTTGGCTGCCGACGGCGCTACGTCACCATCTGCCAGCTCGCTGTAAGCATCGTCTTCAATCAACGGCACCCCCTGCTGCTCGCACAGGTTGACCAGACGTTCCTTGTGACTGTCCGACATGATGCATCCCAGCGGATTCTGTAATGTCGGCACCACCACCACAGCCTTGATGTTGCCGTAAGTTTGAATAGCCAATTCCAACGCCTCGATGGAAATACCGGTATGCGGACTGGTCGGGATCTCCAGGGCGCGCATGCCAAGGCTTTCCAGTGTCTGCAGCAGTCCGAAATAGGTCGGCGACTCTACGGCGATCGTGTCGCCGGCCTGCGCCACGGCGCGCAGCGCCAGATTGAGCGCTTCGATGCAGCCATGCGTCACCACGACATCGTCAGCGCTGATGCGAATGCCGGCATTGAGCGCACGGCGTGCCACGACCTGGCGAAAATGGCTGTTACCGTTGATCGGCATGGGGCTGGTCAACAAGGTCGGCTGTTCACGCAAGGCTTTGATGGCAGCATTTTTCAGAGCATCGACTGCGTACAGTTCAGGTGCGCAACTCATGCCGCTCAGATCAATGGTGGGCGCCTTCAAATGCCGGCGCGCGATGAAGTCGGAAACTTGCTCGTGGATGCCGACATATTGTGCAGGGTCCAACGGTGCAGAGATATTCGGCTCGCCCACCGGACGAATTTGCGCACGCCGCGGCTGCCGGACGAAATACCCGGAGCGCGGACGTGCCTCCAACCAGCCCCCCTCTTCCAGATAGCGCAAAGTCTGCAGCGCCGTGGATAAACTGACATGCTGCTGCCGCATCAGGTCGCGTACCGAAGGCATGCGATCACCGGCAGCCAATGTTCCTGCCTGAATCGCGGAGAGATAGTGTTCTGCCAGACGTCGATAGATTGGCTGACTCGGTTGCTGTGACTGACCAGACGAATTCAGTTGGCCGGCAGCAGTCGGCACGAGTTCGGACAAAGCTTGCGGCGTTGGGCCGGTATTGAGAGGTAGTGGTTGCATGTCCAT
This genomic interval carries:
- a CDS encoding amidohydrolase family protein, which produces MTTSVPSQRCDTLIRNAFLIDGSGTDPVVADVAVLDGRIAAIGSLGSWQADNVIDAAGKVLSPGFIDAHTHDDTNVIRMPEMFPKLSQGVTTVVVGNCGISAAPVTLKGDPPDPMNLLGQSSAFSYPTFSSYVAAIEAAQPSVNVAALIGHTALRSNHMDTLDRAATDAEIKGMRDQLTEALEHGALGLSTGLAYGNAINAPTEEVLALAEPLAEYGAMYATHLRSEFADILDAMDEAFRIGKHARVPVVISHLKCAGVENWGRSSEVLAALEQAEKHQHVGCDCYPYTASSSTLDLKQVTDTYDIQVTWSEPHPEQGGKLLAKIAEEWNVDMSEAARRLMPAGAVYHCMSDDDVNRILRHPSTVIGSDGLPNDPLPHPRLWGAFPRVLGYYSREQQLFSLAVAVRKMTGLSASRFGLSDRGLVKEGYWADLVLFDATTIRDAATFTDPMQPAHGIEAVWVNGVLSYRGEDKKATGQRAGRFLARNRIQADAVDAAAN
- a CDS encoding MurR/RpiR family transcriptional regulator, with the protein product MAQAFDIVSRITERSGQLRLAEQKVAEAILNDLSSAASASIGELAQKAGVSLASVTRFAKAMGCRDVREFKFMLAQAVAVGQRFFDGVKTIPPGQPPELADVVYNDIHAVLEVNRALLNPDALHRAAELLRDARMIYSFGMGGGSTMLSDEARYRLVRLGRPVATYHDALLQRMVAATLDKADVLLVFSTTGNVPEMLTNCEVAKEYGVKMIGITALGSPLAGMVDVLLPIKALETDFIFKPSSSRYAMMMALDMLVLELALLQKDRSQEQLRRLKYVLDMHRGGGDRQPLGD
- a CDS encoding amino acid deaminase; this translates as MSDTNYQNTWQSGIIDPLNKGIGTLTAPVAPNAANALPWNLLKEDLSLPTAVLYEERLSHNLDWMQRFVTEYGVKLAPHGKTTMAPKLFARQLATGAWGITLATAHQTQVAYHHGVRRVLMANQLVGKQNMNIISRLLEDPSFEFFCLVDSADLVDQLGRFFSERKQTLNVLLELGPVGGRTGVRNNEQQATVLAAVKRWEGNIALSGIEVYEGVLKEEADIRLFLQRAVQCAKDLAGQGYFSHRSAQKPVVLTGAGSAWYDVVAEEFAGADIGVPLDVVLRPGCYLTHDVGVYRAAQEQIQTRNPVAKKMRSELLPALQLWAYVQSIPESEKAIITLGKRDAAFDAGLPLPVKRFRPGQDKAPVESPSHWEVTGMMDQHAYLKINAGDDIKVGDMIAFDISHPCLTFDKWRHLPVLDGKFNVIDIVQTFF
- a CDS encoding sugar kinase, coding for MSNKILAYGEAMVEFNQSIEDPRYYLEGFGGDTSNFCIAAARQGADTGYVSAVGDDHFGKSLQALWQTEKVDTTHVGVMPGVASGVYVVTHDDEGHHFNYLRTGSAASRYTIEQLPLHAIADAKVLHLSGISLAISESACDAGLVAMAHARKNGTLTSLDTNLRLRLWSLERARAKMAEAFTLCDICLPSWEDVSALTGLDDRDAIVDKLLAYGIKLIAFKLGKDGCYVATPTERRLVAPHVVDALDATGAGDCFGGAFVAQIVEGKDPFTAARYANVAAAISTTGYGAVAPIPLADQVNTVVSRLG
- a CDS encoding tetratricopeptide repeat protein, translated to MDSLSQVGAGSEALLQLLEQAIGFHTAGDLQKAEKIYREVLVQDPVHPIALHYLGIFLYQNGQDEEGVQNIRLSCALQPDNAAWHNDLGNVLFALREFEEASEAYQASLDAAPHDHIVWNNLGSSQLQHGDTDGAIESFKQALELDADFGPALIHLGNIYEAAGDKMNSAHYQCRAFVLPPHEGKSKQMLGISYYFLGRLQEAAAHYRDWMSEEPDNPIPAHMFAACAQQDVPERASDSYIEKHFDRYAETFNANLVDSLAYRGPELMQQALQVVGVPAKQFDVVDIGCGTGLCEPIIAPYARSLIGVDLSGKMLEQAKARGGYDHLFKQEITDYMTGKTASADLVFSADTMIYFGDLGKVFQTVASTLREKGYFLFTVESDAEAGDQGAGFSLHPSGRYRHSLSYVKRCLNQFGFELLDVKDAVLREEIRQPVLGMVVVARRKS
- a CDS encoding PLP-dependent aminotransferase family protein translates to MDMQPLPLNTGPTPQALSELVPTAAGQLNSSGQSQQPSQPIYRRLAEHYLSAIQAGTLAAGDRMPSVRDLMRQQHVSLSTALQTLRYLEEGGWLEARPRSGYFVRQPRRAQIRPVGEPNISAPLDPAQYVGIHEQVSDFIARRHLKAPTIDLSGMSCAPELYAVDALKNAAIKALREQPTLLTSPMPINGNSHFRQVVARRALNAGIRISADDVVVTHGCIEALNLALRAVAQAGDTIAVESPTYFGLLQTLESLGMRALEIPTSPHTGISIEALELAIQTYGNIKAVVVVPTLQNPLGCIMSDSHKERLVNLCEQQGVPLIEDDAYSELADGDVAPSAAKIWDRSGNVIYCASLNKVLAPGMRLGWMTCGKWNERVKMLKFAYTRANEEWTQITAANYMGSPAYDRHLRRLRSSLKDQREQMAEAIAEYFPDETRLSVPNGGVGLWVELPRGLSSKAVFAAALDESIGVSPGVIFSNSDRFDHYLRLCCGKPFTRELDQALRRLGVITAQLLG